The proteins below are encoded in one region of Gemmatimonadetes bacterium T265:
- a CDS encoding DNA-binding response regulator produces MSVSPPPVSPAATLRVLIVDDDAGARRRAREVVEETADVQIVGECADGESAIALIGAARPDVVLLDVQMPGLDGFGVVNRIGTAAMPPVIFTSAYAEFAIRAFEACAVDYVLKPFDSGRLLTAIDRVRRELAARRERAAASAAPGATAGDGLAADPRMQLLLELVANPARPRYPDALAIKAGAQYAVVRVADVDWIEADGNYARVFVQKRPRLVSKSLATLEREVLDPARFVRVHRSTVVNVSRVAAVEPGDHGDVDLLLHDGTRIVCSRRYRERLEQRLYFTT; encoded by the coding sequence ATGTCCGTTTCGCCCCCACCCGTCTCCCCGGCCGCGACGCTGCGCGTCCTCATCGTCGACGATGACGCCGGCGCGCGCCGGCGCGCGCGCGAGGTCGTCGAAGAGACGGCCGACGTGCAGATCGTGGGGGAGTGCGCGGACGGCGAGTCGGCGATCGCGCTGATCGGGGCCGCGCGTCCGGACGTGGTGTTGCTCGACGTGCAGATGCCGGGGCTGGACGGCTTCGGCGTCGTGAACCGGATCGGCACGGCGGCCATGCCCCCGGTGATCTTCACGTCGGCGTACGCAGAGTTCGCCATCCGCGCGTTCGAGGCGTGCGCCGTCGACTACGTGCTTAAGCCGTTCGACAGTGGTCGGCTACTCACCGCGATCGACCGGGTCCGGCGCGAGCTCGCGGCGCGCCGGGAACGGGCGGCCGCGTCCGCGGCCCCCGGCGCGACCGCCGGTGACGGGCTGGCCGCCGACCCCCGCATGCAGCTCCTGCTGGAACTCGTGGCAAACCCGGCGCGCCCGCGCTACCCGGACGCGCTTGCGATCAAGGCAGGGGCGCAGTACGCGGTCGTGCGGGTCGCCGACGTCGATTGGATCGAGGCCGACGGCAACTACGCGCGCGTGTTCGTGCAGAAGCGGCCGCGGCTGGTCTCAAAGTCGCTCGCGACGCTCGAGCGTGAGGTGCTCGATCCCGCACGGTTCGTCCGCGTCCACCGGTCGACGGTCGTCAACGTCTCGCGCGTGGCGGCCGTCGAGCCGGGGGACCACGGGGACGTCGACCTCCTGCTGCACGACGGGACGCGGATCGTCTGCAGCCGCCGCTACCGCGAACGGCTGGAGCAGCGGCTGTACTTCACAACCTGA